From a region of the Anomalospiza imberbis isolate Cuckoo-Finch-1a 21T00152 chromosome 3, ASM3175350v1, whole genome shotgun sequence genome:
- the MTRES1 gene encoding mitochondrial transcription rescue factor 1 — MTGFRLPINTFRKLNVWFGLWEKFPSNKLYPTWRRSLFCSCQASTVNYRRCFSFSPVRLSALRLSPEYISVLSLRNKSSKSSKRSRQSVQEEEEEEDEDESNLEDEFENDPNIVKDYKDLEKVVQSLRYDVILKAGLDMARNKVEDAFYNNELRLNGEKLWKKSRTVKLGDTLDLIIGEDKETGAAVVMRVVLKKLSDKTESEKYKVILRRWKNLKVPKQDVLK; from the exons ATGACTGGCTTCAGACTCCCCATCAACACTTTCAGAAAACTAAATGTCTGGTTCGGACTGTGGGAGAAATTCCCCTCAAATAAACTGTATCCCACTTGGAGGAGAAGCTTATTCTGTAGCTGTCAAGCAAGCACAGTAAACTACAGAAGATGTTTCAGTTTTTCCCCAGTCAGACTCAGTGCATTAAGACTCTCTCCAGAGTATATCTCAGTACTTTCTCTGAggaacaaaagcagcaaaagttCTAAAAGGAGCAGACAAAGTGTacaagaagaggaggaagaagaggatgaAGATGAAAGTAATTTGGAAGATGAATTTGAAAATGACCCCAACATAGTAAAAGATTACAAGGATCTTGAAAAAGTAGTGCAGTCTCTTCGATATGATGTGATCTTGAAAGCTGGCCTAGACATGGCAAGAAA taaaGTAGAAGATGCATTCTACAATAATGAACTCAGGCTGAATGGAGAAAAATTATGGAAGAAAAGTAGAACT GTGAAACTTGGTGACACACTGGATCTCATAATAGGTGAAGATAAAGAAACAGGAGCTGCTGTAGTTATGCGGGtagtcttaaaaaaattatctgacAAAACTGAAAGTGAAAAATACAAAGTTATTTTGAGACGTTGGAAAAACTTAAAAGTGCCCAAACAGGATGTATTGAAGTAA